The following coding sequences are from one Manis pentadactyla isolate mManPen7 chromosome 13, mManPen7.hap1, whole genome shotgun sequence window:
- the LOC130680320 gene encoding olfactory receptor 14C36-like, translated as MANSTMVTEFLLMGFAEMLELRDLHALLFLLMYLTTLLGNLIIVSATTLDQSLHTPMYFFLRNLSILDMCYISVTVPNACVNSLTDNRAISVGGCAAQIFLVLWLAVTELLFLTIMARDRYVAICQPLHYPIIMNQRICIQMTLVSLLSGLIYAGVHTGNTFQLSFCRSNVVHQFFCDIPSLLQISCSDTFSNELLILISAMGIGGGCFIFITMSYSCIFSTVLKFQRRERGKAFSMCIPHILVVSIFLSFGSYVYVSPSASSDTILDMIFSVFYSIVPPLLNPIIYSLRNKQVKDAVRKIVSRKFYSGKL; from the coding sequence ATGGCCAATTCCACCATGGTGACTGAGTTTCTTCTCATGGGCTTTGCTGAGATGCTGGAGTTAAGGGACCTACATGCCCTGTTATTTCTACTCATGTACTTGACCACACTGTTAGGAAATCTCATCATCGTCTCTGCCACTACTCTGGACCAGagccttcacacacccatgtacttcttcctcaggaatCTGTCCATCTTAGACATGtgctacatttctgtcactgtgcCAAATGCCTGTGTCAACTCCCTCACTGACAACAGGGCCATTTCAGTGGGTGGCTGTGCAGCTCAGATCTTCCTCGTGCTTTGGCTTGCTGTTACAGAGCTTCTGTTCCTCACCATCATGGCccgtgaccgctatgtggccatctgccagcccCTCCACTACCCCATCATCATGAACCAAAGAATCTGTATCCAGATGACACTGGTCTCCCTGCTCAGTGGTCTGATCTATGCAGGTGTGCACACAGGGAACACATTCCAGCTGTCCTTCTGTCGGTCCAACGTGGTCCATCAGTTCTTCTGTGACATCCCCTCTCTGCTGCAAATCTCCTGCTCTGACACCTTCAGCAATGAGCTCTTAATTCTTATTTCTGCCATGGGGATTGGTGGtggctgttttattttcattaccaTGTCATATAGTTGCATATTTTCTACTGTGCTCAAGtttcaaaggagagagagaggaaaggccTTTTCCATGTGTATCCCTCACATCCTGGTGGTGTCCATTTTCCTCAGTTTTGGCAGCTATGTGTATGTAAGCCCTTCAGCATCCTCTGATACAATTTTAGACatgattttttctgtattttatagcaTAGTTCCTCCACTCTTGAATCCTATAATCTACAGTCTTAGAAACAAACAGGTAAAAGATGCTGTGAGGAAAATTGTATCAAGAAAGTTTTATTCAGGAAAATTATAA